The DNA segment GGGTTTGGAGGACCATGAGTCTGTGGTAGAAGTGCAGGAGGCCTGGCCTGTGGGTGGAGACAGCCGCTTCATCTTCCGTAAAAACTTCGCCAAGTATGAACTCTTCAAGAGCCCTCCGGTGAGTGTGTGCGAGGGaagctggacacacacacacacacacacacacacacacacactgacatacacacacacacactctggagGACCCCCAGCCTGGGTTCTTGAGCTCTGAttcctcatttctctctccccCAGCACACCCTGTTCCCAGAAAAGATGGTTTCCAGCTGTCTGGATACACCAACAGGCATATCCCATGAAGACCTCATCCAGGTGAGGTCTTCACCAATGTCTCCCTCCCGCTTCACCATACGTCCACAATCCCTCTAAGAGTCATCCAGAGTTTCACCCCCTGCCACCAGGCCATGTGTCCCCTCTCCCACCACGGTGACCTTGCCTGTGAATTTGTGACAGTCATTACCGGGCACAGCACCTCCTCCTGAGGCCTGAGAGGAGGCTGGCCTTTCATGCTCTGCTCACATCTATCCTCAGAACTTCCTGAATGCTGGCAGCTTCCCTGAGATCCAGGGCTTCCTGCAGCTTCGGGGATCAGGCCGGGGGTCAGGTCGAAAGCTTTGGAAACGATTCTTCTGCTTCCTGCGTCGGTCTGGCCTCTATTACTCGACCAAGGGCACCTCTAAGGTGAGGTTGTGAGGGGTCAGCTCTAGCCTGTCACGTACTTTTTCCTCACTGATCCTCTTAGACCTTTCCACTCTCAGACCAGGGGGACCCTCAGCTGCTCTTCCCTCCCCTTGGACTGGCTGTTTCCAGGCCCTGCCCGAACCTTTCTACCTCAACCCATTTGAGTCACCTACCCCAGGAGTGGCAGTAGAAAAGACAGGCCACTTGAATCAGcctctgcttgtgtgtgtgtgtatgtttctgtctttgtgtgtgtctgtctgtatgtgtgtctgtgtgtatgtctctgtgtgtgggtatgtttgtgtatgtatgtgtgtatatctatgtgtgtatgtctgtgtgtgtccctctATGTATGACTGTATGTCTATATCTCTGTGtacctgtgcctatgtgtgtctttgtgtgtctgtgtgtgccttcgtatatgtgcttgtgtatgtccATCTGTGTGTaactgtatgtctgtctctgtataccTGTGcttctatatgtgtgtctctgtgtgtctgtgtgtgcctctgtgtctgtatgtgtatctgtgtgtgtctgtatgtctgtgtctctgtgtgcctgtgcctatgtgtgtatatctctgtatgtgtgtgtacctctgtgtgtatgcctgtgcgtGTCTCTCCTTCtgtggatgtttgtgtgtgtgtgtgtgtgtgtgtgtgtgtgtatgtctgtgtgtgtctatgtctatgtctctgtgtgcctgtgcctatgtgtgtatatctctgtatgtgtgtgtacctctgtgtgtatgcctgtgtgtgtctctccttctgtggatgtttgtgtgtgtgtgtgtgtgtgtgtgtgtgtgtgtgtgtgtctgtgtgtgtctatgtctatgtctctgtgtgcctgtgcctatgtgtgtatatctctgtatgtgtgtgtacctctgtgtgtatgcctgtgcgtGTCTATcctcgtgtgtctgtgtgtgtctgtgtgtatctgtgtgtatgtctgtgtgtgcatcaaTGTCAGCGGTCTGCCTCAGGCAGATCTCCTTAGGAACTGTATCTtgattttaaagacagggtcccTACTGGGACCTAGGACTCGTGGATTAGGTTAGACCGCCTGGCCAGAGAGCCCTGAGAACTCTCTTGTTCCTCACACTGGGATTAGATGTACAATATTACTTCTGGCTCTTAAGGTGGGTGGGTGCTTGGGGAGGGGGActctttaccaactgagtcaccTCCTCGGCACTGTTTGCTGTGTGACCATGGATAGttccctgcctctccctggtCCTAAAATCTCCCTACCTGGTGGGACACCAACATGGAGATAGGATCTCCCTGTACCAAGACCTACTGTCTCATGCTGCCTAGGACCCGAGACACCTACAGTACGTGGCAGATATAAATGAGTCCAATGTGTATGTGGTGACCCAGGGCCGCAAGCTGTATGGGATACCCACCGACTTCGGCTTTTGTGTCAAGGTGAGGGCTGCAGCCTGGGCTGGACTCGGGGAGGTGGGAGCTGCCTAAGTTTGAGTCCTATCTATGGCTTTTGAATGTCACGTTGAGGAGCCCAGCCTCATCTCCCTGTACTTGCACTTTTGGACAGGGCTTGGGTCCTCCCCTGCCCTAGGGCATCTGAGTACAGAATCATATAGGGGACAGTCCACTTCTCTCCCCAGCCCAACAAGCTTCGAAATGGCCACAAGGGGCTCCACATCTTCTGCAGCGAGGATGAGCAGAGTCGGACTTGCTGGCTGTCCGCCTTCCGGCTCTTCAAGGTGAGATCCCTGGAATGGCTATGGGGCTGGCCGTGCCTGGTAGAAATGACATGGCTCTGCCTTCAGAGGTCTTCCCAGTGAGGAGGTCATCACAGCCCAGATATTTCAGAATACCCATCAGGAAGGGCAGACTCAGTCCTGCTCTGTCACAACATTTCCTAGGCTCTCATAACCTCAGACCCTCTTTCCCCCCTGCCTCCAGTACGGGGTACAGCTATATAAGAATTATCAGCAGGCCCAGTCTCGTCACCTGCGCTTATCGTATTTGGGGTCTCCACCCTTGGTGAGTATACTATCCCGGGGTACGGGAGAAGTGGGCATGCAGGTTCAGGGCAGCTCTTCTGaccccttctctcctcattctgTTCTCTCTCCAGAGGAGTGTCTCAGATAATACCCTGGTGGCCATGGACTTCTCTGGCCATGCTGGGCGTGTCATTGAGAACCCCCAGGAAGCTCTGAGTGCTGCCACGGAGGAAGCCCAGGCCTGGAGGGTAAGGCCTTCACACACCTATGCATCTGCTGTACTGGCTCCCAATGGGCGTtcgtggagggagggaggaaggaaaagggctTGGGGATCCAGTGAATGCCAAGGGCTCCTTGACTTCCATGTCCTCCATTGCAGAAGAAGACAAACCACCGTCTCAGCCTGCCCACCCCGTGCTCCGGCCTGAGCCTCAGTGCAGGTGGGCGATGGTCTAAAATCCCTTGGGTGGGCTACATTGCTACTCTGAGCAGTcctggctggggtggggtggttcCCTTGCCTGAATGATCAGCATCTCTTCCCCCCTGACCCTAGCTATCCATCGCACCCAGCCCTGGTTTCATGGACGAATCTCCCGGGAGGAGAGCCAGCGGCTAATTGGACAGCAGGGCCTGGTGGATGGGtaaggggctgggctgggctgggtaaCAGACCTGGGGGCCGGAAAGTCCCTAGAGCAGTTGTAACCAGGAACCCCTGATAATGCTACTTTGTTTCCCCCACAGTGTATTCCTGGTCCGGGAGAGCCAGCGGAACCCACAGGGCTTCGttctgtctctgtgccatctGCAGAAAGTCAAACATTATCTCATCTTGCCAGTGAGTAACTCCCCTACCCCTGAGCTAGGTTCTTGTAGCCCGGAGATATGAGACTTGAAGCCCCACTACGCACCTCCTTTCTCCCTGTACAAGAAACGGGGGTCGATTGCTAGCCCCACGGCTGCTCCTCTGCCCGGGACCACTGTCTGACCTGCCTTCTGGCCACACCACAGAGCGAAGATGAAGGCTGCCTTTACTTCAGCATGGATGACGGCCAGACCCGTTTCACAGACCTGCTGCAGCTGGTGGAATTCCACCAGCTGAACCGAGGCATCCTGCCCTGCTTGCTGCGCCACTGCTGTGCCCGTGTGGCCCTCTGAGGCCACACAAGCTGTTACAGCCATGGGGCTGCTTATCGCCCTTCTGCTCCGTTCAGTGGACTCGGTGCAGATGGGTGGGATGATAAACAGATGAAGAGCTCCCCCCACTTttctcccacttttttttttacctccctCAGGTAATGAAACATCCCCCAGCCCTGTTCATCCCTGACTCCTGTCCCCAAAGGAGGCATTGTGGTCCTCTCCCCTTGGTAGAGCTCCTGAGGCAGTGAAGGGCATTATGAGAGGAGTAGGGGCAGCCCGGGTGGTCTCATGCCCCACCCACACTCTGTACAGACTGAGAGGCCAGTTGATCTGCTCTGTTTTATACCAGTGataataaagattattttttgaTACACCCACGAGTTCTGTCTGGCAAGAACTGACAAGAGAACCAGCAGAGGGAAAGGCCTTGGTCAACTGGAATATGCCCTAAAGACAAAAAGGCTGTTAGCCGCCGGAGAGCTTTCAAACCCTACCAGGTACCTGGTGCAGCCCAAGTGGTCAGTCAGTGCCTGTTAAATGGACAAATGGACAACAAGGGGTGgtgcttttctttcattctttagaAGAGAAAATCATAATTATGTCTATGACTGTGGGTTTGTATGTGCATGGGCACATGCAGTtgctcaaggaggccagaagggggcaccgGGTCCCTCCGAGCTGCAGTTAGAGCCAGCTGTGTGCTAATGTAGATGGTGGTAACCAAACTCGGGTCTTCTTCAAGAGTAGGCCGTGCCTTTGACCACTGATCCAGCTCTTCCACCCCAAGGGACTGGGCTTTTCTGACAGAGCCTAGATCTAACCAAGCCTGGGAACTGTGATGCATGACTAGAATCTCAGCACTCAACTGCAGAAAAACAACTGCAGGAAATTCAGGGCTAGCCCGggttatatgagaccctgtctcaggaccTCCCTTTTCTCCACAAACCAAGATGAGTTAGCAGCAAGTCTTGGACTAGTTAGTGGACAGTGAGTTCTGACGAATGCCAcggggaagggagagaagtcTCACTTTCCTCACTCCGGTTTTCTACcaaccttttctccctctctgcagTCCCCAGATCTGCTTTCTGTCCCTACAGCCTCCCTCACTCAGAAagcctggcagggaagggagatgcaGCCCTAAGTCTCTAATCTCCAGCCCGTCTTTCAGCTTCCAGAGTGAGTTGAGACCGTGCAAGCCTGCCCACTGCTCAGTTAGGCTGCATTTCCCCAGAGTTCCATGCCTTCATCTAACCCAACGGCAGCCTTATAATAAGTACATCCAACGACACCCACACCCTCTGCCCGGTTGTGGAGACACATCTTTTAGACTAAGCagattttattttggaaaaaaaaatcaaattttgactttttttttttaaagatttatttatttattttaggcatatgagtacactgtcactgtccccagacacaccagaagagggcatcagatcccattacagatggttgttagccaccatgtggttgctgggaattgaactcaggacctctggaagagcagtcagtgctcttaaccgctgagccatctctccagcccaaattttgACTCTTAATTCCATCAAACTAGTTTCCCAGAATTACGGGGGCCAGTGAACATATGAGTTGACACGTGGGGACAGTTACCAAAATCAGGACTGGGAATCAGAATGGATAGTTTAGTTTCTACTCCAACGACAGCCAAAGGACCCAAACCCAAACTCCCTGTAAAAACACGTTCATGAGCGACTAGAGACATTCTAACTTATTCAATATTATATTAAGGgacatatttacatttttaacatATGGTA comes from the Rattus norvegicus strain BN/NHsdMcwi chromosome 10, GRCr8, whole genome shotgun sequence genome and includes:
- the Grb7 gene encoding growth factor receptor-bound protein 7 isoform X1, producing MELDLSPSHLSSSPEDVCPTPGTPPETPPPPDNPPPGDVKRSQPLPIPSSRKLREEEFQATSLPSIPNPFPELCSPPSQKPILGGSSGARGLLPRDSSRLCVVKVYSEDGACRSVEVAAGATARHVCEMLVQRAHALSDENWGLVECHPYLALERGLEDHESVVEVQEAWPVGGDSRFIFRKNFAKYELFKSPPHTLFPEKMVSSCLDTPTGISHEDLIQNFLNAGSFPEIQGFLQLRGSGRGSGRKLWKRFFCFLRRSGLYYSTKGTSKDPRHLQYVADINESNVYVVTQGRKLYGIPTDFGFCVKPNKLRNGHKGLHIFCSEDEQSRTCWLSAFRLFKYGVQLYKNYQQAQSRHLRLSYLGSPPLRSVSDNTLVAMDFSGHAGRVIENPQEALSAATEEAQAWRKKTNHRLSLPTPCSGLSLSAAIHRTQPWFHGRISREESQRLIGQQGLVDGVFLVRESQRNPQGFVLSLCHLQKVKHYLILPSEDEGCLYFSMDDGQTRFTDLLQLVEFHQLNRGILPCLLRHCCARVAL